The following coding sequences lie in one Phycisphaerae bacterium genomic window:
- a CDS encoding ADP-ribosylglycohydrolase family protein produces MTHTLSYERYQDKVLAGWIGKSIGGVIGAPLENHKFYHDLTVDRLWPETVGANDDLDIQIVWLEAMQERGVHLTARDLAEFWQDRCFYNFLDYGYFLYNYQRGIGPPLSGTWNNRFFEESEGCPIRSEIWGFVCPGNPRLAAELARLDGQLDHGGLSVEIEMVQSAAAAQAFVCDDLERVLAAGLSVLPAGSRLPAVVSRVRGICAGHRDPYAAWRLIIREYGDRDSSKAITNFALVLMALFLGGGDFRQTTLLCANGGWDTDCTAATACALLAVMLGTEGLPSEWVERLDNKLISDLNVRHKNALLVDFAEETCRVGVEMAAARNPLIELTGAPAVTVRPAPRAAVGIEVEYPADPVLWRERATPVRLIVRNPLSGPAEGVLRLTAPSEVVCDPAEAKIVVPAKGQQELTISVVRRDADGWLADKNLFEARWMERGGEEVARTFGLGGARQWQVYGPYWDAWDRTRTPVCPYYNETTRCHPHRANCAADSYTHYVQLDRPYLDESRLVHEDIPSELPLCLEAAEDRITASQLGGFVGPAVYYFVRTFRACGPLGDFSLAFGRVGPLRVWIDGEEAAAHEGFRPWCPVEFAEMIGVKLDGHPRRLVVKALRLTDAFTFSLMVLGTGDPERKRGISWMHDGLEDRPVGEAGRGEAV; encoded by the coding sequence AATCCATTGGGGGCGTGATCGGCGCGCCGCTTGAGAATCACAAGTTTTATCACGACCTGACGGTGGATCGGTTATGGCCGGAGACGGTCGGAGCCAACGACGATCTGGACATTCAGATTGTGTGGCTGGAGGCGATGCAGGAGCGTGGCGTGCATTTGACGGCGCGGGACCTGGCTGAGTTCTGGCAGGATCGGTGTTTCTACAATTTTCTGGACTATGGTTACTTTCTGTACAACTATCAGCGTGGGATTGGACCGCCGCTGTCGGGGACGTGGAACAATCGGTTTTTCGAGGAATCGGAGGGGTGTCCGATTCGCAGCGAGATCTGGGGGTTTGTGTGTCCGGGGAATCCGCGGCTGGCGGCGGAGCTGGCCCGGCTTGACGGTCAACTCGATCACGGCGGGTTGAGCGTTGAGATTGAGATGGTTCAATCGGCGGCGGCGGCGCAGGCGTTTGTGTGCGACGATTTGGAGAGGGTTCTGGCGGCGGGTCTTTCGGTGCTGCCGGCTGGGAGTCGATTGCCGGCGGTGGTGTCGCGGGTTCGGGGGATCTGCGCGGGTCACCGCGATCCGTACGCGGCGTGGCGGCTGATCATCCGGGAGTACGGCGACCGGGACAGTTCGAAGGCGATCACGAATTTCGCGCTGGTTTTGATGGCGCTTTTTTTGGGCGGAGGCGATTTTCGGCAGACGACGCTGTTGTGCGCCAACGGCGGCTGGGATACGGACTGCACAGCGGCCACGGCGTGTGCGCTGCTGGCGGTCATGCTGGGCACGGAGGGACTGCCTTCGGAGTGGGTGGAGAGACTGGACAACAAGTTGATCTCCGACCTGAACGTTCGGCACAAGAATGCGCTGCTGGTCGATTTTGCGGAGGAGACGTGTCGGGTGGGCGTGGAGATGGCGGCGGCCCGGAATCCGCTGATCGAGCTCACGGGGGCTCCCGCGGTCACGGTCCGCCCGGCGCCGCGGGCGGCGGTGGGTATTGAGGTGGAGTATCCCGCTGATCCGGTTCTTTGGCGTGAGCGAGCGACGCCGGTCCGGCTGATCGTGCGCAACCCGCTATCGGGTCCGGCGGAGGGCGTGCTTCGGTTGACGGCGCCGTCGGAGGTGGTGTGCGACCCGGCTGAGGCGAAGATCGTTGTGCCCGCCAAGGGTCAGCAGGAGCTGACCATCAGCGTCGTGCGGCGTGACGCGGACGGCTGGCTCGCCGACAAGAACCTGTTTGAGGCGCGGTGGATGGAGCGCGGCGGGGAGGAGGTCGCGCGGACGTTCGGGTTGGGCGGGGCCCGTCAGTGGCAGGTCTACGGTCCGTACTGGGACGCGTGGGATCGGACGCGGACTCCGGTATGCCCGTACTACAATGAGACGACGCGGTGCCACCCTCACCGTGCCAATTGCGCCGCGGACTCCTACACGCACTATGTCCAGCTTGACCGTCCGTACCTCGATGAATCGCGGTTGGTCCATGAGGACATTCCCTCGGAGCTGCCGCTTTGCCTTGAGGCGGCGGAGGATCGGATCACGGCCAGCCAGCTCGGGGGATTCGTCGGTCCGGCTGTGTATTATTTCGTCCGCACGTTCCGGGCATGCGGGCCGCTGGGCGATTTTTCGCTTGCGTTTGGGCGTGTCGGACCGCTGAGGGTGTGGATCGACGGCGAGGAAGCGGCTGCGCATGAGGGGTTTCGTCCCTGGTGTCCGGTTGAGTTCGCCGAGATGATCGGGGTGAAGCTGGACGGCCATCCTCGGCGGCTGGTCGTCAAAGCCCTTCGCCTGACGGATGCTTTTACGTTCAGTCTCATGGTTCTGGGGACCGGCGACCCGGAGCGCAAGCGGGGCATTTCGTGGATGCACGACGGGCTGGAGGATCGGCCGGTGGGCGAGGCCGGGCGGGGTGAGGCGGTGTAG
- a CDS encoding response regulator translates to MIDRQLDYVAFIEGAAFVFLAACAWLLHRDPKSRYPWGWLGLFGLTCGVCHWLELVALDIGSAASFTAIRVVLMVLSFVFLIEFGRLGTQVFGWRVPSRRVFFPVAALAGLGAVQGLSGLAFSGPCVFGLVGGLWSMWALVRLARSEGASSRPLAAVGVGMAGYVLASGIIGPAGGPVTVFQVDSETFQRTLGVPIELVRGLLAVMIAAGAWGHYQACADRQKIRAERGNLIGKGYRPLLVLAGILMVGWLATDWVSRSAEWRMRRSLLLRAGLVAASVDGDMLRELSGLSTDAAKPAYATMKQYLYHLHQANEDCRFLYLVNFQNDHVVFMVDSEPSDSPDCSPAGQEYTEAAAGLAGLFGGGPSTVEGPYTDRWGTWVSAFVPVVRPGEPPVALGMDVCADDWRGMTGAIRLTAMVTTLLISVLWTAFFVGHGKMVEAATRIRASEKQYRSLIEASSSWISLCDSSGRLETINGSGLSALGRSESEVLGRSLIELWPAEAQDQVRQSVLQVRSGQRAPFEVGYRSPAGEETIFEGMLNPILNEAGQVYSFMVLLRDITASKRIEEEQARRLRRIEVQQQSIISILNHPSVVGAEYDQALQVITEAAARAVNVARVSIWRLDGEGRVLRCEDLLDIQAQSHVRGMELNAGDYPRYFEALELGRTIKADDAVEHPYTRALAAGYLIPLGIGSLLDAAIHQNGRVVGVASFEQVGSRRTWHDDEVVFAGVVADQVAQLLTNLERKRTEQALHRAAAAAEAANRAKSEFLANMSHEIRTPMNGVLGMTDLVLQSELNEEQRECLELVQSSAQSLLALINQLLDFSKIEAGRMELELLRFDLKACMRETVQFYAPQAKAKGLDLVEATASDLPAWVEGDPSRLRQVLSNLIGNALKFTERGEIRVGSEGRIEGDTVDLHITVADTGVGIPQDKRLEVFEPFTQADNSTTRRFGGTGLGLSISSKLVGLMGGRIWLESEEGKGSTFHVAVRMRLAEPTPASASADSGEAVASPSEQPGLRILVAEDHPVNQRLIVRMLTKWRHEVTVAENGVKVLEELGRSGYDLILMDVHMPEMDGLATARAIRAMEQGTGRHIPILAMTALAMTGDRERCLESGMDDYVSKPIAMDALHRKISEIVVSTAV, encoded by the coding sequence ATGATCGACAGACAGCTTGACTATGTTGCGTTCATCGAGGGGGCGGCGTTCGTTTTTCTGGCGGCGTGCGCGTGGTTGCTGCACCGGGACCCCAAGTCGCGGTATCCCTGGGGGTGGTTGGGATTATTCGGACTGACCTGCGGTGTTTGTCACTGGCTGGAGTTGGTGGCGTTGGATATCGGGTCGGCCGCGTCGTTCACGGCGATTCGCGTGGTCTTGATGGTGCTTTCCTTCGTTTTTTTGATCGAATTCGGTCGGTTGGGGACGCAGGTTTTTGGGTGGCGCGTACCGAGTCGGAGGGTGTTCTTTCCGGTGGCGGCGCTGGCGGGTCTGGGGGCGGTGCAGGGGCTTTCGGGTCTTGCGTTCAGCGGTCCGTGCGTGTTCGGCCTAGTGGGCGGATTGTGGAGCATGTGGGCGTTGGTTCGTCTGGCGCGGTCGGAGGGCGCGTCCTCCCGGCCGTTGGCAGCGGTGGGAGTCGGGATGGCGGGTTACGTTCTGGCGAGCGGGATTATCGGACCGGCCGGCGGGCCGGTCACGGTTTTTCAGGTGGATTCGGAGACATTCCAGCGGACGTTGGGAGTTCCGATCGAGTTGGTTCGCGGACTGCTGGCGGTGATGATCGCGGCTGGAGCATGGGGGCACTACCAGGCGTGCGCCGATCGACAGAAGATCAGGGCCGAGCGCGGGAATCTGATCGGCAAGGGCTATCGGCCTCTGCTGGTATTGGCGGGGATCCTGATGGTCGGATGGCTTGCCACGGACTGGGTGAGCCGCAGCGCGGAATGGAGGATGAGGCGCAGCCTGCTGCTTCGGGCCGGCCTGGTGGCGGCGAGCGTGGATGGGGATATGCTCAGGGAATTGTCGGGCTTGTCCACGGACGCGGCCAAGCCGGCATACGCGACGATGAAGCAGTATCTGTATCACCTGCATCAGGCGAACGAGGACTGCCGTTTCCTGTACCTGGTGAATTTCCAGAACGATCATGTGGTGTTCATGGTGGATTCCGAGCCGTCGGATTCGCCGGACTGCTCGCCGGCGGGGCAGGAGTATACGGAGGCGGCGGCGGGCTTGGCGGGGCTGTTCGGGGGGGGGCCGTCGACGGTGGAAGGTCCGTATACGGACCGATGGGGCACGTGGGTTTCGGCGTTCGTTCCGGTGGTTCGGCCGGGCGAACCGCCGGTGGCGTTGGGGATGGACGTTTGCGCCGATGACTGGCGTGGGATGACGGGGGCGATTCGCCTGACGGCGATGGTGACGACGCTGCTGATCAGCGTGTTGTGGACGGCGTTTTTCGTGGGCCATGGCAAGATGGTGGAGGCGGCGACGCGGATTCGTGCGTCGGAGAAGCAGTATCGGAGTCTGATCGAGGCGTCGTCGAGCTGGATTTCGCTGTGCGATTCGAGCGGCCGGCTTGAGACGATCAACGGGAGCGGCCTGTCGGCGCTAGGCCGATCGGAATCGGAGGTTCTGGGCCGATCGCTGATTGAGCTTTGGCCCGCGGAGGCGCAGGACCAGGTGAGGCAGTCGGTGTTGCAGGTGCGTTCGGGTCAGCGGGCGCCGTTCGAGGTGGGGTATCGTTCGCCGGCGGGCGAGGAGACGATATTCGAGGGGATGCTGAATCCGATTTTGAACGAGGCGGGCCAGGTCTACTCGTTCATGGTGCTGCTGCGGGATATCACGGCGAGCAAGCGGATCGAGGAGGAGCAGGCGCGACGGTTGCGGCGGATCGAAGTGCAGCAGCAGAGCATTATCAGCATACTGAATCATCCGTCGGTGGTGGGCGCGGAATACGATCAGGCGTTGCAGGTGATTACGGAGGCGGCGGCGCGGGCGGTGAACGTGGCGCGGGTGAGCATCTGGCGGCTTGACGGGGAAGGTCGGGTTCTGCGATGCGAGGACCTGCTGGACATTCAGGCACAATCCCATGTGCGTGGAATGGAGCTGAACGCCGGGGACTATCCGCGATACTTCGAGGCCCTGGAACTGGGGCGAACGATCAAGGCGGACGACGCGGTCGAACATCCGTACACGCGGGCCCTCGCGGCCGGCTATCTGATTCCGCTTGGGATTGGTTCGCTGCTGGACGCGGCCATTCATCAGAACGGTCGGGTGGTTGGGGTGGCGAGTTTTGAGCAGGTCGGGTCGCGTCGGACGTGGCATGACGACGAAGTGGTGTTCGCGGGCGTGGTGGCGGACCAGGTGGCGCAGTTGCTGACGAATTTGGAGCGGAAGCGTACGGAGCAGGCGTTGCATCGGGCGGCGGCGGCGGCGGAGGCGGCGAATCGGGCCAAGAGCGAGTTTCTGGCGAACATGAGTCACGAGATTCGCACGCCGATGAACGGGGTTCTGGGCATGACGGACCTGGTTCTTCAGAGCGAGCTGAACGAGGAGCAGCGCGAGTGTCTGGAGCTGGTGCAGAGTTCGGCCCAGTCGCTGCTGGCTTTGATCAACCAGCTTCTGGACTTCTCGAAGATCGAGGCGGGCAGGATGGAGTTGGAGCTTCTGAGATTCGATCTGAAGGCCTGCATGCGGGAGACGGTCCAGTTTTACGCACCGCAGGCGAAGGCGAAGGGATTGGATCTGGTGGAGGCCACGGCGTCGGACCTTCCGGCGTGGGTGGAGGGGGACCCGAGTCGGCTGCGTCAGGTGTTGTCGAATCTGATCGGGAACGCGTTGAAGTTCACGGAACGCGGGGAGATTCGCGTCGGGTCGGAAGGGAGGATTGAGGGGGACACGGTGGATCTTCACATCACGGTGGCCGATACGGGGGTCGGCATACCGCAGGACAAGCGGCTTGAGGTGTTCGAGCCGTTCACGCAGGCGGACAATTCGACGACCCGGCGATTTGGCGGGACGGGTTTGGGGTTGAGCATTTCGAGCAAGCTCGTCGGATTGATGGGAGGACGGATCTGGCTGGAGAGCGAAGAGGGGAAGGGCAGCACGTTTCACGTCGCGGTCCGGATGCGTCTGGCGGAGCCGACGCCGGCGTCGGCGTCGGCAGACTCCGGGGAAGCGGTGGCGTCACCATCGGAACAGCCTGGTCTGCGGATTCTGGTGGCGGAGGACCATCCGGTGAATCAGAGGCTCATCGTGCGGATGCTGACGAAATGGCGTCACGAGGTGACGGTGGCGGAAAACGGGGTCAAGGTTCTGGAGGAGCTTGGG